The following is a genomic window from Manihot esculenta cultivar AM560-2 chromosome 9, M.esculenta_v8, whole genome shotgun sequence.
aaaaaataaaatttcaaaatttataaataaatataaaaatatttatacagATCGTCTTTGTGGATGACTGTTGTGGTCCAAAAAATGATGGctgaataaataatataaagaagAAGAATGCATGTGCTGCTGtgcatataataattatatacctTGGAATCAGCTGAAGCATAACAAATGCTCCTTTCTTTTTTCATGGAAAAAAAGTTGCAGAGAAAGAAAGAGGAAACTAAAGAAAAACACaagaattgaaaaagaaaaaaataatgaatttaaagAGTATTCTCCTGGTGCCGATATGCTAGAATCTGCAATAGccaaagagaaaaagaatatattaaaaaataattaattttgttatgaTTACTATGAATAATCatatacaaaatataaaaaaaaaaaaaaaatctccctGAAGGGAAGATATTCTCTGAGTGTTTGAGGAGTAGTGAGTCTTGTTGGAAGTTTTTAATGAGTAAGAACAATTCCATGTAGATAACAAAGGGAAGGGTTCTGAACTTGGAGATGAGAGTAAACACTTTGAATTTTGGGTTTAAGTAGTTGAAAGGCTCAATTGACCCATCTTCAAACAAGGAGGGCTGAATTGACTAGGCTCTCAATGTTGAAGGCCTTCTTTTGACCCTTcggcttttgttttttttttaatcagatGTTACTAGCTTACAATTCCCTAATGGGAGAGCTGCTGGGCTGGTTTTGGATGTATATAATACTGAACCAAGTCGAGCTTTTCAGTGTACaactaatttaaattgaaaccaaatcattaaaacattggAACCAACCATTTCAGTCTGGTTTATTCAGTTATTAAAAATGGAAGTATTAATTATTCCATTAATGGataatctaaaaaattttacatacatatatatgcaaaacttaaaaaatatataataaattagattagaaaaaataaggGTTAAATGAACCTATACTTTTGATTTTATTGTAAGtatattctatatttttttattaattaaaattttattttttaaagatagatttattatatttattattaaaaaattaatacaattATCACGTCACTTGCCATGTTAATACCACACCAGCACGTATGGCTATACATGCAGGACTGCACGTATGGCTATACATGCATGGAAGTTATGGCATGCCAGGAATGAAAGATTGtgggtcaataaagttttgtcgCCCAGTGAGGTTCATCATGCTGCTAGTTCCTATTTTAATGATTATGTGGCTTCACTTGTGTCTCGACCAAGGACGTTATCCCACCCATCTGTTCCTCGTGTGCTCCCATTAGTTGAGGCTACCACTCTTGAAGTTGATTGGATTGCATTCATTGATTGTGCAGTCTTTGCTAGTGCTGATTTGTTCGGTTTTGCAGCAGTATTTGAGGACTTGGAATGCTTCTTTTCCATTGCAATTTCGGGTTTCTATGAGGGGGGTGGGCAACCTGTTATTGCTAAAGCTTTGGCCTTGCGTCAATGTTTATCTTATGCTAGAGATTGTTTTCTTCAGGCGGGTTGTATTTTTAcggataaccaatccttagccttGGCTATTCGCTCTCCTCTGGATGACTTTTCAGAGTTTGGATTAGTTGTTTCTGATTGCAAAGATATTATGCGGTCTCAGGGTAACATTCATGTTTGTTGGGTACGGCGTTCAGAAAATAGAGCCGCCCATTTATTAGCTAGAGAGTCTATTCATCATGGTAGATTCAAGATTTGGATTGACATTCCTGATTGTCTCTTGGATTATTATTCTACAAGATAAATAAAGTTTttcttgattcaaaaaaaaaaaaaaataccacaCCAGCACATCAAGTTAATcatcaaaaaatttaatactttaTTTTTGTTACAATTTTCACTCTatacttttattcttttatcaattaaactcttttttttttttaaatatatgactAAATAAACCCAATTACTTGTATAATtgaaaacttataaaattattaaaattagtttttttaatatatttaaaaattactattattattattcaatttcatcataattattatcaataatttaataataataataatttattttaactaaaatcattataaactgaatttttttaatacttactgtttagtattatttttaaaattatttttaagaaaataatcttattaaatatattagttatgaatattaaaaaaataatttaaaataatatttaatatgatttaatttaaaaatattaaaaataataaaatatttttttaaaatatttatttaactctCAAAGTATAATATTAATccatcattttttaaaaaattatactgatatttattgtgaattttaaaaaatttaataaaataaataattactaaaaaattatatacttttagttttattataattctattttaaaattttaaattattattaattttattctaaaatttattgatatgaCATGTTGACGTCATATTGACATAGCAAGTCATATGAtaatttcattagttgttaacgGTGTAAGTAACAATAGACTATAGTTGGATTGACTTTAAAATGTCCAAATTTTATACACCGGTGTAATTGTAACAAaatttataagatttttttgccattaattcaaaaaaataatatatgtaattttactatatttgttattttttctatatacttttttttattttcattagattagaaaaaattatggatataaatttatatcatctatctgaattgaatcaaattagtTAATTAgatcaatttaataaaatcaaatcatccgattaaatcaaattattctatcaaattaaaatatttgttcAAATCATATCAATAAATCACATTAATCCCTCAATTTATACCAATCAATCGTATTAGATTGTCTATTCAAATCAAACCAGTTGATCAAATCGAACTAAtctattaaatcaaatcgatcgattatattaatttatctaaaaattaaaatttaatccaatttaattaataattaaatttcaaaaaatcataaatattttacacTATATACAAGACCTAACATATGATTACATAATATAGGCTTATAAACTAAAttaactttataaaatttatacgaCATGAAATATAACTTATGATTTATTTTGTATACCACATATTATTAACTCATATATATTATAGGTAaaatttattctataatttatttattatgttatagtcataaattaaattatatgatatgtatatattaaataatataaataattaatttataattaaattacatttataatcatgttattattttatttcaacattttttagtaatttggattgttattcatatttatttatataaatatttgaagTTATAAATGTAATTTTGAATTACTCAAAAAATTCTcatcaattaataatataattatgttGATTTATAGGGAAaagtaatattattattttaattttaattacttataatagatataaaatgattttaattttaatccagCTAAATCATatataatgtataaaaaatattaattttaatcttaatttaattGGCTCACTTTACACTCAACATAGAATTAATTTTCCTCTGTCATGGTCCTATTAGAAATATAGGAAATTTATATTAGTATTTTATGAATTATGAAAGCATAGCGAGTGAAAAATTTACAGTTGTTACGTTTTCTTGGCATTTTGTATTTTCTCTGGAGACTATAAGTAGAACCATCTTGAATGATACATATTAAAAAGCAAGGAATCAAGTCTTCGCCAATTCAGAACAACACCATCAAATACAGTTCAGACAGTACTTGCTAATTTCGCGAATTATTCTGGATTGAGTGCGTGCATATTTTCCAGGCAGGATCCTCTAGTCTCGGATCTTCAAGAGAAATGGCAATCCAATTCATGCCCCTATTTTGGCTGGGTAACGATTCTATCTGGCTATTTGTCCCGTTTTAGTTTCGCCAATTTTCTAACGGATCTGCTTTTGGAATTGGGCTGGTCCTTAAGAGTCCCACAGGGCTT
Proteins encoded in this region:
- the LOC122724646 gene encoding uncharacterized protein LOC122724646, with the translated sequence MAIHAWKLWHARNERLWVNKVLSPSEVHHAASSYFNDYVASLVSRPRTLSHPSVPRVLPLVEATTLEVDWIAFIDCAVFASADLFGFAAVFEDLECFFSIAISGFYEGGGQPVIAKALALRQCLSYARDCFLQAGCIFTDNQSLALAIRSPLDDFSEFGLVVSDCKDIMRSQGNIHVCWVRRSENRAAHLLARESIHHGRFKIWIDIPDCLLDYYSTR